A window of the Gossypium hirsutum isolate 1008001.06 chromosome A05, Gossypium_hirsutum_v2.1, whole genome shotgun sequence genome harbors these coding sequences:
- the LOC107958692 gene encoding disease resistance protein RPP13, protein MEAIISIITELLRAGIPLAAKQVQLIRGAPERVQSLQDELQFIEKSLNEYDGAFMKDNKVNEWLTQIYGLALEAKDTIDTFKTEKHTQNQRNPVARLLYAWPHGTKLRKIALKVDMIKKKIEEIDGYRKKYCVDGQVVAKPKRNSEWLEKQRREVEEENVVGFGVAVEQMTNMLLTKALKRDVVSIVGTTGSGKTTLAKRIYGSIGNQFQHHAWVFVPSRYKMKDLLLAILSELIPIEEETSKLDDVKLGEKLRNFLQGKRYLIVMDGVEETQLWETLEKNNVFPNEKHGSRLLLTTRSKNVASLASSSSSRIHNIQPLDDEAKWELLEKLVFKDEKCPQGLVKLGKQIATKCAGLPLAIVSLSSLLARNKAYGNWLQIISNVTWYLNPQDSPPSFGILDLTYDTTIPEHLKKCLLYLGVFPSGFEIHARQIINLWVAEGLVEDTRRSKAEEIGRRYLEELISLSLIEVIRKRSDGSVRTFQIHEIWRMFCVFKSESIGFLQVHTKFGSHPFINGPWSWRLSIHYDLRYILSNRDYLPHLCSLLCFHNEDSLDSNRLTLQCKHFSRLKVLDLGSTRVSKVHGGGKSLSLLKYLKLNNPNLSSLPRFLFSLPNLMTLDIKNTCVILPCLPSGIWKMQNLRHLLLPPHTTLPKCPDHQTRLWHLQTLSTITPNENTAALIFGSKFPSLIKLTLNSQNMEQTKRCLEWLYKLDCLQKLKIINPTKFPTARTSFPASLVKVSLVKTDLVADDVMKMLECLDHLQVLKLLKKSIRGPKLEMTPNSFPQLRFLFMEEILVKTWRMGDEAMGSLEDLTITRCHELESLPKQLWQLHNIRQVKVNSPSQCLRRELEQPSVQRCEVQIHF, encoded by the coding sequence ATGGAAGCCATTATATCTATAATAACCGAGCTTTTACGGGCGGGGATCCCACTTGCAGCAAAACAAGTTCAGTTGATTCGTGGAGCTCCTGAACGGGTGCAATCACTTCAGGATGAGCTGCAATTTATTGAGAAGAGCCTCAACGAGTATGATGGCGCATTCATGAAGGATAATAAGGTGAACGAGTGGCTGACCCAAATCTATGGTTTAGCTCTCGAAGCAAAGGACACCATCGACACATTTAAAACTGAAAAACATACCCAAAACCAAAGGAACCCGGTGGCAAGGTTGCTTTACGCTTGGCCTCACGGCACAAAGCTTCGTAAGATCGCTTTAAAAGTTGATATGATCAAGAAGAAAATCGAGGAAATTGATGGTTACAGAAAGAAGTACTGCGTTGACGGCCAAGTAGTAGCCAAGCCGAAGCGCAATTCAGAGTGGTTGGAGAAGCAAAGGAGGGAAGTTGAGGAGGAAAACGTGGTGGGGTTCGGCGTTGCGGTTGAGCAAATGACCAATATGTTGCTGACTAAAGCGTTAAAGCGTGATGTTGTTTCAATTGTTGGGACGACTGGCTCCGGCAAGACGACTTTAGCTAAAAGGATTTATGGGAGTATTGGCAACCAGTTTCAACATCATGCGTGGGTGTTTGTGCCTAGCAGAtataaaatgaaggacttgttgttaGCCATCCTTTCGGAACTGATACCAATCGAAGAGGAAACATCGAAGCTAGACGATGTGAAGTTGGGTGAGAAGCTGAGGAACTTTTTACAAGGCAAGAGATATCTCATTGTCATGGACGGTGTAGAAGAAACTCAACTATGGGAGACCTTAGAAAAGAACAACGTATTCCCTAATGAAAAACATGGAAGCAGACTTTTACTAACTACTCGCTCAAAGAATGTGGCTTCACTGGCAAGCTCATCGAGCAGTCGTATTCATAATATTCAACCTCTTGATGATGAAGCAAAGTGGGAACTTTTGGAAAAGCTGGTGTTCAAAGATGAAAAATGCCCTCAAGGACTGGTTAAGCTCGGGAAACAGATTGCTACCAAGTGTGCTGGCCTCCCACTTGCTATTGTCTCTTTGTCTAGTTTACTAGCCAGAAATAAAGCATACGGTAACTGGTTGCAGATCATTAGCAACGTCACTTGGTACCTTAATCCACAAGACAGTCCACCAAGTTTTGGGATATTAGATTTAACCTATGATACTACAATACCAGAACACCTTAAGAAGTGTCTGCTTTATTTGGGTGTTTTCCCTAGTGGCTTTGAAATCCACGCAAGGCAAATCATCAACCTTTGGGTAGCAGAAGGACTTGTAGAAGACACAAGGAGGTCAAAAGCTGAGGAAATTGGAAGGAGATACTTGGAAGAACTAATTAGTTTAAGCTTGATTGAGGTTATTAGAAAAAGATCAGACGGTAGTGTAAGAACATTTCAAATCCATGAAATTTGGAGGATGTTCTGTGTTTTCAAAAGTGAAAGCATTGGGTTTCTTCAAGTTCACACCAAGTTCGGGTCACATCCATTTATTAACGGACCATGGTCATGGAGGCTTTCCATTCATTATGATTTGAGGTACATTTTGTCTAATCGAGATTATTTACCCCATTTATGTTCTTTGCTTTGTTTTCACAACGAGGATAGCCTTGATTCAAATAGATTGACTTTACAATGCAAACATTTCTCGAGACTTAAAGTGTTGGATTTAGGATCTACACGTGTTTCCAAGGTTCATGGAGGCGGAAAAAGTTTATCTCTTTTGAAGTATTTGAAGTTGAATAATCCTAATTTGAGCAGTCTTCCTCGCTTCTTGTTCAGTCTCCCAAATTTAATGACACTTGATATTAAAAACACTTGTGTTATACTTCCATGCTTGCCTAGTGGGATTTGGAAAATGCAGAACTTAAGGCATCTTTTGTTACCTCCACATACCACGTTGCCTAAATGTCCTGATCATCAAACTCGTTTATGGCATCTACAAACTCTTTCAACAATAACTCCTAATGAGAACACTGCAGCACTCATCTTTGGTTCTAAGTTTCCGAGCTTGATTAAGTTGACTTTAAATAGTCAAAACATGGAGCAGACAAAGAGATGTTTGGAATGGCTCTACAAGTTGGATTGTCTTCAAAAACTAAAGATTATCAATCCAACTAAGTTTCCAACAGCAAGGACATCATTCCCAGCAAGTCTTGTTAAGGTAAGCTTGGTGAAAACCGACCTAGTTGCTGATGATGTAATGAAAATGCTGGAGTGTTTGGATCACCTTCAGGTCTTGAAACTGCTAAAAAAGTCCATTAGGGGACCCAAGCTGGAAATGACACCCAACTCATTTCCTCAACTCAGATTCCTTTTCATGGAAGAAATACTTGTTAAAACATGGAGGATGGGTGATGAAGCCATGGGCAGCCTTGAAGACTTGACCATTACTCGTTGCCATGAACTAGAATCACTTCCAAAGCAGCTTTGGCAACTCCATAACATACGCCAGGTAAAGGTGAATTCTCCCTCTCAATGCTTGAGACGAGAGCTTGAACAACCAAGTGTGCAACGATGTGAAGTCCAAATACATTTTTGA